The sequence below is a genomic window from Streptomyces sp. NBC_00582.
CGCCGTCCGCGCGGGCATCGGCCTCGCACCCGAGGAACGCAAGGCGCAGGCCCTGCTGATGCTGGAGTCCGTCAGCAGCAACGTCACGGTCTCCACCCTGTCCCGGTTCGCCCGCGCGGGCTGGCTCGACCGCCGTACCGAGCGGGCCGTGGCACACCGGGCGGTCCGGGAGCTGTCCCTCCGGCCGGACGACCCCGACGCCGCGATCAGGACCCTGTCCGGCGGCAACCAGCAGAAGGCGGTCCTCGCCCGCTGGCTGCTCAGGGGCTGCAAGGTGCTGCTGCTGGACGAGCCGACCAGGGGCGTCGACATCGGCGCCCGGGCGGAGCTCTACGCGGTGATCCGGCGGCTGGCCGACGAGGGCCTGGCCGTACTGCTCGTGTCCAGCGAGGTGCCCGAGGTGCTGGGTCTCGCCGACCGGGTGCTGGTCCTGCGGGAAGGCAGCGTCGTGCACACGGCGGACGCCCGCGAGCTCGACGAGCACCGTGTACTCGATCTTGTGATGGAAGGGAGCCCGACGCCATGACGCAGCCGGCCACTGCGGGCGCGCAGCAGGAAGCGCCGACATCCGCCGCCAAGTCCTCGGAAGGACAGGGGAGTTCGCGCCGACTCGGGCTGCGCTGGGACGTGCGCAGCCTGTCCCTGCTCGGTGTCCTCGCCGTCCTCGTCGCGGTCGGTGGGATCACCGCACCGGACGCGTTCCTCGCGACGAGCAATCTTCAGCTCGTCCTCACCCAGGCGTCCGTGATCGGCGTCGTGACCGTCGGCATGACGTTCGTCATCACCAGCGGCGGGATCGACCTGTCGGTCGGCGCGATCGTGGCGCTCGCCTCGGTGTGGGCGACGACCGTGGCCACCCAGGAGTTCGGCTTCGCGGGCATCCTCTTCACCGCTGTGACCGTCGGTGTGGGCTGTGGCCTCGTGAACGGTCTGCTGATCGCCTACGGCAGGATGGTGCCGTTCATCGCGACGCTGGCCATGCTCGCCTCCGCCCGCGGGCTGGCGTTGCAGATCACCGACGGCAGCACCCAGATCGTCACCGTCACGTCCGTGCTCGATCTCGGTGCCAGGGACTCCTACGTGCTCGGCATCCCGCCCCTCGTTCTGATCTTCGCCGCGGTCACCGTCATCGGCCGGCTGCTGCTCAACCGCACCACCTTCGGGCGACGCACCGTCGCCGTCGGCGGCAACGCGGAAGCGGCACGCCTCGCCGGCATCGACGTACGCCGCCAGCGTCTGTACCTGTACCTGCTGTCCGGACTGTGCTGCGGTATCGCCGCGTTCATGCTGATCGTGCTCGCCGGATCGGGCCAGAACACCAACGGCAACCTCTACGAGCTGGACGCCATCGCCGCGGCCATCATCGGCGGCACCCTGCTCAGCGGCGGCCGCGGCACCATCCTCGGCTCCGTCCTCGGTGTCCTGGTCTTCACCACGATCACCAACATCTTCGCCCTGAACAACCTCGAGACCGCCGTCCAGCAGATCGCGAAGGGCGCCATCATCGTCGCCGCCGTCCTGGTCCAGCGCCGGTCGACGCACGGCGACGCCTGACACCGCCGTCCCGCACCCCCACCCCACCCCCACCCTCCCCATCCGACGCGCACCGCCCAGTCGAAGGGTCGATCCGCCATGGCAAGAATCCCCTCCACCAGCCGCAGATCACTGCTGTTCGGCACCGCGGCCGTTTCCGCCGGCGCGCTGCTGACGGCCTGCACCAGCAATGAGCCCTCGAAGCAGGAAAAGGCCGCGGACGACGCCCCGGTCGCGGACGACAAGCCGGGCAGGGCCGTCACCATCGGCTTCGCCGGCCCCCAGGCCGACCACGGCTGGCTCAACGCCATCAACGACAACGCCAAGTCGCGTGCCAAGAAGTACTCCGACGTCACGCTGGAGATCACCGAGGGCTCCAACGACATCGCCCAGCAGATCGGCCAGATCCAGACGCTGATCAACAAGAAGGTCGACGTCCTGGTGATCCTGCCGGCCGACGGCAAGGCGCTCACCCAGGTCGGCCTCCAGGCCATGAAGGCTGGCATCCCCGTCGTCAACCTGGACCGTGTCTTCGCCTCCCCCCAGGCGTACCGCTGCTGGATCGGCGGCGACAACTACGGCATGGGCCTCAACGCCGGCCACTACATCGGCGAACGGCTCAAGGACAAGCCGAACGCCAAGGTCGTCGAACTCGCCGGCCTCGACAACCTCGAACTCACCCAGCAGCGCACCAAGGGCTTCGACGACGCCCTGAAGAACTACCCCAACGTCAAGAAGGTGGCCCGCCAGGCCGCCGACTTCACGGTCGAGTCCGGCCAGGCCAAGATGGCGCAACTGCTGCAGGCCCAGTCGGGGTTCGACGCGCTGTGGAACCACGACGACGACCAGGGCGTGGGCGCGCTGCGCGCCATCGACCAGGCCGGTCGCGACGACTTCCTGATGGTCGGCGGCGCGGGGGCCAAGTCCGCGATGGACGCCATCAAGGCCGACAACAGCGTGCTCAAGGCGACCGTCCTGTACCCGCCGACGATGGCCGCCTCCGCCATCGACCTCGCCCGGGCGCTCGGTCAGGGCAAGGGCGTCGGCGGCCTCGCCGAGTTCGAGATCCCCTCCTCGCTGACGCTGTACTCGGCCGTGGTCACCAAGGACAACGTCGGCCAGTACCTGCCGACCGGCTTCAGCTGACCGGTCCGGGCCGCGTGCCCCCGCGCACGGCGACGAGTCACTGACACTCCGACGTGGAGGAATCCGTATGGAACAGAGGGACGGTCGGACCGCACCGCCGGCACTCGGTGTGGGCATGGTCGGCTACGCGTTCATGGGTGCCGCGCACTCACAGGGGTGGCGCACCGTCGGGCACGTGTTCGACCTGCCGCTGCGGCCGGTCCTGGCCGCGATCGCCGGCCGCGACGCGCTCGCCGTGCGGGCGGCGGCCGACAAGCACGGCTGGGCCGCGGCGGAGACCGACTGGCGCGCCCTGGTGGCCCGCGACGACGTGCACCTCGTCGACATCTGCACACCGGGCGACAGCCATGCGGAGATCGCGATCGCGGCGCTGGAGGCGGGCAAGCACGTGCTGTGCGAGAAGCCGCTGGCCAATTCGGTCGCCGAGGCGGAGGCCATGGTCGCCGCCGCCGACGCGGCCCGCGCGCGCGGGCAGTTGGCGATGGTCGGCTTCAACTACCGGCGGGTGCCCGCCCTCACCTACGCCCGCCGGCTCATCGCCGACGGCAGGCTCGGCGCGCTGCGCCACGTGCGGGTCGGCTACCTCCAGGACTGGCTGGTCGACCCCGACTTCCCGCTGACCTGGCGACTGCGGCGGGAGCACGCGGGATCGGGGGCGCTCGGCGACCTCGGCGCGCACATCGTCGACCTCGCGCAGTACCTGACAGGAGAGCCGCTGGTCGGTGTCTCCGCCCAGCTGGAGACCTTCGTCAAGGAACGCCCCCGGCTCGACGGCGCCTCCTCCGGTCCGACCGCTTCCGGCGACACCCGGCGCGGTCCGGTCACGGTGGACGACGCTGCCGTCTTCACCGGCCGGCTCGCCTCGGGCGCGCTCGCCACGTTCGAGGCGACCCGGATGGCCTCGGGGCGCAAGAACGCCCTGCGACTGGAGGTGAACGGCGCGTCCGGTTCGCTCGCCTTCGACCTCGAGCGCCTCAACGAGCTGCACTTCCTCGACCACCGGGAGCCGGCCGCCACGGCGGGGTTCCGCAGGATCGTCGTCACCGAGGCCGAGCACCCGTACCTGGAGGGCTGGTGGCCGCCCGGCCACGTGCTCGGCTACGAGCACACCTTCGCCCACCAGGCCCGCGACCTGGTCGAGGCCATCGCGTCGGGCACCGACCCGCTGCCGTCGTTCGCCGACGGTCTTCAGGTGCAGCGGGTGCTCGCCGCGGTGGAGGAGAGCGCGCAGAAGAACTCCGTCTACACCCCCGTCCAGGCCGTCGTGGCCGAAGTCCGTTAGGGAACCGGCAGGAACCCCGTTGGGAGGCACCATGTCACGCCCGTTCACCCTGTTCACCGGCCAGTGGGCCGATCTGCCGTTGGAGGAGGTCTGCCGACGGGCCGCCGACTTCGGCTACGACGGCCTCGAACTCGCCTGCTGGGGCGATCACTTCGAAGTGGACAAGGCCCTGACCGATCCCGCCTACCTGGCCGGTCGGCACGCCCTGCTCGACAAGTACGGCCTGCGCTGCTGGGCGATCTCCAACCATCTCGTCGGCCAGGCCGTCTGCGACCACCCCATCGACGAACGGCACCAGGGCATCCTGCCCGCCCGCATCTGGGGCGACGGGGAGCCGGAGGGCGTACGGCGGCGCGCCGCGGCCGAGATCAAGGACACGGCGCGGGCCGCGGCCGCCTTCGGGGTCGACACGGTCGTCGGTTTCACCGGATCGTCGATCTGGCATCTGGTGGCGATGTTCCCGCCGGTACCGGAGCGCATGATCGAGCGCGGCTACGAGGACTTCGCGGAGCGCTGGAACCCGATCCTGGACGTGTTCGACGCCGAGGGCGTCCGCTTCGCCCACGAGGTCCATCCCAGCGAGATCGCCTACGACTACTGGACCACCGCACGGGCCATGGAGGCGGTGGGCAACCGGCCGGCCTTCGGGCTCAACTTCGACCCCAGCCACTTCGTCTGGCAGGACCTGGACCCGGTCGGCTTCCTCTACGACTTCCGGGACCGGATCTACCACGTCGACTGCAAGGAGGCCCGTAGGCGTCTGGACGGGCGCAACGGGCGGCTCGGCTCCCATCTGCCCTGGGGCGACCCCCGCCGCGGCTGGGACTTCGTCTCCGCCGGGCACGGTGACGTCCCTTGGGAGGACGTGTTCCGGATACTGCGTTCGATCGGTTACGACGGGCCGATCTCCGTGGAGTGGGAGGACGCCGGCATGGACCGCCTCGTAGGCGCGCCGGAAGCACTCGCCCACCTGAAGCGGTTCGACTTCGACCCGCCTTCGGCGTCCTTCGACGCCGCCTTCGGAGGCGCCGACACCTAGACGAGTAGTTCCGATGTGGGTCAGTGGTCGTAGGCGATCAGTGACCGGGTGATGGGTGCGCCGATGGTTCGGTTGTGCCAGATCGCGCAGGTCATCGCCAGGATCCGCTGGGCCACCCGGACTCCGACGCCCTCGATGGTGCGGCCGCCGTGCTGTTCGAGGTCGAGCTGGCCCTTGAGGGTGTCGTTGACCGACTCGATCAGCTGCCGCACCGTCTTGAGCAGGGATTCTGCGGGGTGTGGGGTGCCGCGGTTGCGGTAGGACGGCCGTAGCAGGCTGATGCCGCGAGCGGCGAGGAAGCGGTCGAGTTCGGCAGCGATGTACCCCTTGTCCGCCAGGATCAGCAGCCCCGGCCGGGCAGCTGCCAGATGCGGTTCGTCGTCGATCAGAGCGGCCAGGACCTGCCGTTCGTCGACCTTGGGGTCGGCCAGGGCCCAGGCGACGGGCAGGCCTGCCGGGGTGCACACCAGATGCAGCTTCAGGCCCCAGTAGAAGCGGGAGTGTGATCGGCAGTAGCCGTAGCCTGCCCAGCCGGCCAGGTCGGAGCGTTTGACGGTCTCGCGGGAGCGTGCGCACTCGACCGGAGTGGAGTCCACGATCCACACATCGTCCAGCCATAGGTCGGTGTCAGCGGCCAGCGACCGGATGGCCCGTTTGACCAGGGGCAGAGCGGCTCGCAGCCGCTTGTTGTAGGCAGGGCGCTGGGGCAGGTACGGGAACATCCCGTGCAGGTGGGCGTGGGCGAAGCGCAGCCAGCGGGCCTCACAGTGGAAGCCCAGCACGGCCTGGGCCACCGCCAGGGTCACCAGCTCGGCATCGGTCAGCCGCGGCGGACGTCCACGCCACCGCGGGGTCTTCAAACGGTCATCGACATGCACGTACAGTGCCGTCAAGAGGGTGTCTAAATCGGTCGTCACAACCCGATGTTGGACACCCTCCCTCCGTCTGAGAACCCCGCATTCGGAACTACTCGTCTAGGGCCCACCGCGGCTGAATTCCCCCGACGCCGAGAACCGAGAGCCGCCGGGCCGGTCCGCGCTGCCCTGATACGTCGTCAGCGCCAGCAGCCGGGCGGGGGTCGAGACCCTGACCCGGCTCCACCGGCACGGCGGCGGCGCCGAACGGCGCGCCATACTCCGGGCGCTGCCGACCCTGGTCGAAGGACCGCATGCCGTCCACCTCGTCGCGGACGCCCTGCGGAGCAACGACACCGGCCTCGTCCGCGCCGCCGTCGGCCCGTACGCCGCCACCCAACTCGATCCGCACGCCTGGCGCCACGCCGTTCTGAAGTGCCTGTTCACCGGCGTCCCCCTCGCTGCGGTCGCGCACTGGACGCGGCGGGCGGCCGGCGACGCCGAACCGGCCCGCATGCTCGGCGACCAGGCCGCCGAGCGGACGGCCGCCGGCCGCGACGTCCCCCACGATCTCCGGTCGTGTGCTGACCCTGACGGGCGAACAGCCCAAGGAGCTGTGATGCGTCTCTTCGACCCGCACACGACTACGACCTCCAGCGGTTCGGCCCCGACGATCCCCGCCCACCGCGCCGCCGCCGAGCTCGACACCGTCATCGGCCCGTTGCTGGACGACGCGCGCGCCGAGGGCCGTACGGTCGTGGCCCTGTCCGAGTACGGCATCACCCGCGTCAGCCGTCCGGTCGACATCAACCGCGCCCTGCGGCGGGCCGGACTGCTCGAGGTCCACACTCAGGACGGCATGGAGTACCTGGACCCGACGACGTCCCGCGCCTTCGCCGTCGCCGACCACCGGATCGCGCACGTCTACGTCCGCCGCACCGAGGACCTGGCAGCCACCCGCGAGGCGCTCAAGGACCTGCCGGGCATCGACGAGCTCCTCGACGACGACGGCAAGAAGGCCGACGGACTCGGCCACCCGCGTTCCGGGGAGCTGGTCGCGCTCGCCGCACCGGACGTCCTGGTCTCCACCCCCCGCGCAGTGTCCGGCCTCGTAGCGGCCACCGAGGTGAAGCCCCTGCTCCTGCGGCTCGCAGGCCTCGCCTGAGGCGGCAGCCGTTCCCACACCCGCAGCACCGTGACAACGAAAGAGAGAACCACTGTGACCGCTTTCAACGACGAAACCGTCACCGGCGACGCCCTGCGCCGCACGCTCGGCCTGAGCCGCCGTCGTTTCCTCGGCACCTGCACCGCCGCCTCCGCCGCGGCGGTCGCCGCCCCGGTCTTCGGCGCCGCGCCCGCCCTGGCGCAGGACAGAGCGGAAGCCTCCGGCGGTGACCGGGGCCGTTCCGCTCTGGTCCCGCCGCACAAGCGCGGCATCATCCTCTACACCGTCCGTGACGCGATCGGCCGCGACCCGCTGGCCTCCGACCTGCCCTCCGGTTTCCGCGCGGTCTTCAAGCAGCTGTCGCGCTTCGGCTACCGCCAGGTCGAGTTCGCGGGCTACGGCCAGCACGCCAACGCGCCCGGCGGCGCCGACCTGGGCACCGTCAGGGGCGCGAAGCTCATGCGCTCCTGGCTCGACGCGTACGGCCTGCGGGCGCAGGGCAGCCATGGCTACATCCCGCCGGCCTGGCCGCTGACGCCGTCCGACCTGGACACCTTCAAGCGCTGGCTGGAGATCGCCAACATCCTCGGCATGGAGCACATGGGCACCGGCGCCGACCCCACGACCACCCCCTACCGGGCCGACTGGGACATCGCCGCCCAGAAGTGGAACACCCTGGGCGCCCTCGCCCGCCGTGAGGGCGTCAAGCTCTACACCCACAACCACGACAGCGCCTACGACTTCCTGCTCGACGGCGGCCCGCTCGACGCCGAGGGCCGGCCGACCCGCAGCTCCGGCATCAGGAAGCTGGAGTACTTCCTGAACCTGACCGACCGCAAGAGCGTCTACCTGGAGCTGGACGTCTTCTGGGCGCACGTGGCCCGGTACAAGTTCCACACGTACACCGCCCACGACGGCTCACCGCGCGAGCGCGTCTTCGACCCGGCCGCGCTGGTGGTCCGCAACACCCACCGCTTCCCGCTCTTCCACGCCAAGGACGGTGTCGTCAACCTCCAGAGCGGCCTCGGCTACGACATGGTGCCGTTCGGCACGGGCGACATCGACTACCGGACGTTCTTCACCCGGGTGGGAGCGAAGAACCACCACAACCCGATGGTCGAGCAGGACAACGCGCCGAGCACGAGCGCGCCCGGCCAGTCCCTGGAGTTCGCCCGGGTCGGCTACGACAACCTCGCCGCCCTGCGCGCCTGCGACTGACGCCCCGTCACCCCCTTCCACCCGCAGAGCGAAGGAGTTCTGAGTGCGCAACAGACGGATCGCCGCCCTCGTGGGGGCGACAGCGCTGGCCGGAGCCGTCGGGCTCCTGCCTCTCCCCGCAGCGCAAGCCGCCCCACCGGCTCCCGTGCCGCCGGCCGCGTCGGACTTTCAGAAGGTGACCCTCAACGACCGCCCGGGCGAGCCCATGGCCCTCGCCGTCCTGCCCGACCGGCGCGTGCTGCACACGGCGCGCACCGGAGAGGTCCGGATCCACGACCCCAAGAGCGGTGTGAACTTCCTCGCCGCCGACATGAAGAAGAGCCCCGCGGGGCTCTACCAGCACGACGAGGAGGGCGTGCAGGGCATCGCCGTGGACCCCGACTTCGCCGAGAACCACTGGGTCTACCTCTACTACTCGCCCCGCCTCGACACCCCCATGGACGACCCGGCCACCCCGGGAGTCAACGAGGGGGACGCACCGCAGTTCGGCACGGCGGAGGAATTCGCCGCGTACCGGGGGGTCACCCGGCTGTCGCGGTTCAAGCTCGTGGGCGGCAAACTCGCCTACGCCACCGAGCAGAAGATCCTCGACGTACCGGCCGACCGCGGCATCTGCTGCCATGTCGGCGGCAAGATCGACTTCGACGGCAAGGGCAACCTGTTCCTGTCGACCGGTGACGACTCCAATCCGTTCGCCTCGGACGGCTACGCCCCGCTCGACGACCGCCCCGGCCGCAACCCGGCCTACGACGCGCGCCGCACCGCGGGCAACACCGACGACCTGCGCGGCAAGGTCCTGCGCATCAGGGTCGAACGGAACGGCGGATACGTCGTCCCCAAGGGCAACCTCTTCGCGCCGGGCACCCCCCGGACCCGCCCCGAGATCTACGCCATGGGCCTGCGCAACCCGTTCCGCTTCGCCGTCGACGACAGGACCGGCGAGCTGTACGTCGGCGACTACTCGCCCGACGCCAACAGCGCCGACCCCGACCGCGGCCCCGCCGGCCAGGGACGCTGGATGGTCGTCGACCGCCCCGCCAACTACGGCTGGCCGTTCTGCGTGACCCGCGACCTGCCGTACCAGGACTACGACTTCGCCACCCAGAAGTCGAGCGGGGCGTTCAACTGCGCCAAGCCGGTCAACGACTCACGCCACAACACGGGCCGCAGCCTGCTGCCCCCGGTCACGGACGCGGAGATCGTCTACGGCTACGGCGCCTCCGAGACGTTCCCCGAACTCGGCACGGGCGGCATCGGACCCATGGGCGGCCCGGCCTACCACTACGACAAGCGCAACACGGCCGAGAACCGCTGGCCCCGGTACTACGACGGCAAGCCGCTCTTCTACGAGTGGACCCGCGACCAGATGAAGGCCCTCACCCTCGGCGGCGGGAACGAGGTCCGGAAGATCGAGGACGCGATCCCCTCGATCAGGACCGACGGTCCGATCGACGCCGAGTTCGGCCCGGACGGCGCGCTGTACGTCCTCGAGTACGGCACCGGGTACTTCGCGGAGCTGCCCGAGGCGCAGCTCTCCCGTATCGACTTCACGCGGGGCAACCGCACCCCCGAGCCCCAGGTCGCCGCGGACGTGCTCAACGGGACCAGCCCGCTGACGGTCCGGTTCTCCAGCGCCGGCACGAAGGACGCCGACGGGGACGCCCTGCGCTACGCCTGGGACTTCGACGCCGACGGCACCGTGGACTCCAGGGAGGCGAACCCGAGACACACCTTCACCAGCAACGCCGTCTTCGACGCCACGCTGAAGGTCACCGACGGCACCGGGCGCTCGGCTTCCGCGTCCGTTCCGGTCGTGGTCGGCAACAAGGCGCCGGTCGTCTCCCTCACCACCGACCCGGCTCCGCACGGCGGCACGGCGTTCCACTGGGGGGACACGGTCACCTGGCAGGTCTACGTCACCGACGACCAGCCGGTGGACTGCTCGAAGGTCACCGTCTCCTTCATCCTCGGCCATGACGCGCACGGCCACCCGCTGTCGTCGAGCAACGGCTGCTCCGGATC
It includes:
- a CDS encoding Gfo/Idh/MocA family protein; the encoded protein is MEQRDGRTAPPALGVGMVGYAFMGAAHSQGWRTVGHVFDLPLRPVLAAIAGRDALAVRAAADKHGWAAAETDWRALVARDDVHLVDICTPGDSHAEIAIAALEAGKHVLCEKPLANSVAEAEAMVAAADAARARGQLAMVGFNYRRVPALTYARRLIADGRLGALRHVRVGYLQDWLVDPDFPLTWRLRREHAGSGALGDLGAHIVDLAQYLTGEPLVGVSAQLETFVKERPRLDGASSGPTASGDTRRGPVTVDDAAVFTGRLASGALATFEATRMASGRKNALRLEVNGASGSLAFDLERLNELHFLDHREPAATAGFRRIVVTEAEHPYLEGWWPPGHVLGYEHTFAHQARDLVEAIASGTDPLPSFADGLQVQRVLAAVEESAQKNSVYTPVQAVVAEVR
- a CDS encoding sugar phosphate isomerase/epimerase family protein, whose product is MTAFNDETVTGDALRRTLGLSRRRFLGTCTAASAAAVAAPVFGAAPALAQDRAEASGGDRGRSALVPPHKRGIILYTVRDAIGRDPLASDLPSGFRAVFKQLSRFGYRQVEFAGYGQHANAPGGADLGTVRGAKLMRSWLDAYGLRAQGSHGYIPPAWPLTPSDLDTFKRWLEIANILGMEHMGTGADPTTTPYRADWDIAAQKWNTLGALARREGVKLYTHNHDSAYDFLLDGGPLDAEGRPTRSSGIRKLEYFLNLTDRKSVYLELDVFWAHVARYKFHTYTAHDGSPRERVFDPAALVVRNTHRFPLFHAKDGVVNLQSGLGYDMVPFGTGDIDYRTFFTRVGAKNHHNPMVEQDNAPSTSAPGQSLEFARVGYDNLAALRACD
- a CDS encoding substrate-binding domain-containing protein — protein: MARIPSTSRRSLLFGTAAVSAGALLTACTSNEPSKQEKAADDAPVADDKPGRAVTIGFAGPQADHGWLNAINDNAKSRAKKYSDVTLEITEGSNDIAQQIGQIQTLINKKVDVLVILPADGKALTQVGLQAMKAGIPVVNLDRVFASPQAYRCWIGGDNYGMGLNAGHYIGERLKDKPNAKVVELAGLDNLELTQQRTKGFDDALKNYPNVKKVARQAADFTVESGQAKMAQLLQAQSGFDALWNHDDDQGVGALRAIDQAGRDDFLMVGGAGAKSAMDAIKADNSVLKATVLYPPTMAASAIDLARALGQGKGVGGLAEFEIPSSLTLYSAVVTKDNVGQYLPTGFS
- a CDS encoding sugar phosphate isomerase/epimerase family protein; translation: MSRPFTLFTGQWADLPLEEVCRRAADFGYDGLELACWGDHFEVDKALTDPAYLAGRHALLDKYGLRCWAISNHLVGQAVCDHPIDERHQGILPARIWGDGEPEGVRRRAAAEIKDTARAAAAFGVDTVVGFTGSSIWHLVAMFPPVPERMIERGYEDFAERWNPILDVFDAEGVRFAHEVHPSEIAYDYWTTARAMEAVGNRPAFGLNFDPSHFVWQDLDPVGFLYDFRDRIYHVDCKEARRRLDGRNGRLGSHLPWGDPRRGWDFVSAGHGDVPWEDVFRILRSIGYDGPISVEWEDAGMDRLVGAPEALAHLKRFDFDPPSASFDAAFGGADT
- a CDS encoding ABC transporter permease; the protein is MTQPATAGAQQEAPTSAAKSSEGQGSSRRLGLRWDVRSLSLLGVLAVLVAVGGITAPDAFLATSNLQLVLTQASVIGVVTVGMTFVITSGGIDLSVGAIVALASVWATTVATQEFGFAGILFTAVTVGVGCGLVNGLLIAYGRMVPFIATLAMLASARGLALQITDGSTQIVTVTSVLDLGARDSYVLGIPPLVLIFAAVTVIGRLLLNRTTFGRRTVAVGGNAEAARLAGIDVRRQRLYLYLLSGLCCGIAAFMLIVLAGSGQNTNGNLYELDAIAAAIIGGTLLSGGRGTILGSVLGVLVFTTITNIFALNNLETAVQQIAKGAIIVAAVLVQRRSTHGDA
- a CDS encoding IS982 family transposase: MTTDLDTLLTALYVHVDDRLKTPRWRGRPPRLTDAELVTLAVAQAVLGFHCEARWLRFAHAHLHGMFPYLPQRPAYNKRLRAALPLVKRAIRSLAADTDLWLDDVWIVDSTPVECARSRETVKRSDLAGWAGYGYCRSHSRFYWGLKLHLVCTPAGLPVAWALADPKVDERQVLAALIDDEPHLAAARPGLLILADKGYIAAELDRFLAARGISLLRPSYRNRGTPHPAESLLKTVRQLIESVNDTLKGQLDLEQHGGRTIEGVGVRVAQRILAMTCAIWHNRTIGAPITRSLIAYDH
- a CDS encoding PQQ-dependent sugar dehydrogenase; translation: MRNRRIAALVGATALAGAVGLLPLPAAQAAPPAPVPPAASDFQKVTLNDRPGEPMALAVLPDRRVLHTARTGEVRIHDPKSGVNFLAADMKKSPAGLYQHDEEGVQGIAVDPDFAENHWVYLYYSPRLDTPMDDPATPGVNEGDAPQFGTAEEFAAYRGVTRLSRFKLVGGKLAYATEQKILDVPADRGICCHVGGKIDFDGKGNLFLSTGDDSNPFASDGYAPLDDRPGRNPAYDARRTAGNTDDLRGKVLRIRVERNGGYVVPKGNLFAPGTPRTRPEIYAMGLRNPFRFAVDDRTGELYVGDYSPDANSADPDRGPAGQGRWMVVDRPANYGWPFCVTRDLPYQDYDFATQKSSGAFNCAKPVNDSRHNTGRSLLPPVTDAEIVYGYGASETFPELGTGGIGPMGGPAYHYDKRNTAENRWPRYYDGKPLFYEWTRDQMKALTLGGGNEVRKIEDAIPSIRTDGPIDAEFGPDGALYVLEYGTGYFAELPEAQLSRIDFTRGNRTPEPQVAADVLNGTSPLTVRFSSAGTKDADGDALRYAWDFDADGTVDSREANPRHTFTSNAVFDATLKVTDGTGRSASASVPVVVGNKAPVVSLTTDPAPHGGTAFHWGDTVTWQVYVTDDQPVDCSKVTVSFILGHDAHGHPLSSSNGCSGSFQTFLDGGHSGSDNLKAVFNATYQDSPPDGLPSLSGSAEVALTPAD